The nucleotide sequence ttgaaatagcatcgtttaatagtaaatttttaatcatttcgtatataaatattattcgcatgatttcgtatatatcgaaaactcttatatttattaaaatatgaatataatacatgttatgacattcgtgaatcgttggacaaacagggtggtcaaccgttatatataaaaaaatcatttttaaaagttttaaaacttgtcaaaattcattgcttatcatgtcgaaaatattaaatcatatagagaattggtttaaataagtcaaaattttccgggtcatcacagctagctccctgtggaacgaaccggacttactaaaaactacactactgtacaattaggtacactgcctataagtgttgtagcaaggtttaggtatatccactctataaataaataaataacttgtgtaaaattgtatcgtatttaatagtatttcgtagcaaaaatataactatttcgtatacacctctacgcacatcagagaGTGATTGCTTCAACTCATATGCTCTAGGTGCACTTTCTTTTCCAAATTGTTCCATATCTCGTACGTTGAATTGGCGTACTTAACGCTGGTTCTTATTTCTTTCTCCATCGCAATGGTCAACCAACCCTTTATCATTGCATCACAACCCATCCACAACATATATTGAGGAGAGTTGTTGTCCGGTTTCTTGATGGATCCATCTACAAAACCAACTTTGTTTTTGGCAAAGAGAAAGTTCATCATCTCTTGAGACCAATCCGTATACTTGTTATCAGTAAGAGTTTCATTGACATGCATTTGTTTTGGGTAGTCCGACGGATGAATATACATCGGAGAGTTGGTGTCGATTGCACTGCCAGATTTCTTTCCGGACGAAGATTCTTCAGCGCCAACCATAATTATCGATTTTCAAAAATTTGTTTGCGAACCAATCTGTAGAGAATGACAGAACAAAAGAAAgaagaagttgtgatgtggttcaTCGGTTGGTGGCCtgcttcctttaggggaggtcaggagttcgacccccgttggctacatattaaaaaacacaatttcatctctgccatgaagtatgACACTTTTCCCATATCGTttaggggtaaaggggagggggttttacttggttatgcccttggatcggtttcaaggtttcctcccggacagcgatgggggcggggttattatcgttgcatcggcatagtcgaaacgggagatgatcgcaacgggtggtaaaGTCCCCCTCGGATAATCCCAATCGATgttcaaaaacaaaaacaaaagaaagaaaaaaCACAACTATTCGattccttattttttttttttttaatacgtaaACCTCGACAAAATTGGAAGGTGATACAAACAAATTGAATTACTACCGTGAACACGAAAATCAAAAAGAAAGAATTAATCTTTTTGATCCATGTAAACTCTTGTACACGTGCTTATCAATTAAGAAAGCAAAATTAATTTGCTTTATTCTTGTAAAACAATCGACaactcttttattttatttttcgtaATTTTCCGGCAATAGACGTAGTTGTGGTTATTCCTCTTTGTGCACGCAAATCAGAAAACAAACAACTATTGGAGTAATTTGTTTGATTCTGAAGTTCACGTGATATTGAAAAGGGGACACCAATTTTTGTTTCGTTAGACTTTCGACGAACAAatcgacaattttttttttttttttttttttttttttttttttttttggttaaaccTCTTGATAGCATGTAAAATTTAATATGAATCGAAGAGTTGTTTAATTTATTCATCAATAGGGTATTTATACAAATTAGATTCGACTAAACATGAAAATTAAATAACATGGAAAGTTCTAGACTTAAGTCCCAAGTACCTAAACTTAAGCTCCAAGTTTAGTATTTACTAGAAAAATGaggaccgcgcgttgcggcggttaCAATGAGGTAGACGTTGGTTCTTTTTCGTAATACCTGATGACGTTTTACACAAAATGAATAATCATATACAAAATGTATACATAGCTTATATTTTCTGGCTAAGCAAGCAAAATGGCCATGCATATGTACACAACTAATGTTTCGCTCATTTGCTATCTGATATTGTCGATAGAGTTGTCCAGCAACCAGCTGCTAATATGTTTACATTCAAGAATAGCAAACAtattatatatcgttttcaagatTATCGGGAACTTTCAACCTACGGGTCCGCAAAATAGACTCGAAAGTCTTATCCATAATACCCAAATGACTCAAATCTGGATCATAATTTCAcaccaaacccatttcaaaaatacCAAACCTGTTGTAAATCATATTTCTAATAAACTATAAACTATGACATGATAATAAAGTAACAAATTTTTAACAAATTAATTAACAAATTTTTAACAAActttaaattaaatacatatatcaagtAACAAATTTTTAACAAATTAATTCTTAGTAAGATACACATCGTtgaatatcttttttttttttttttttggtatttttTAGGACTCATAGAACACAAATTAGATAACCTATATAAAAACTGAAGAAACAAAAACATCACCTTTACAAAAAGGCTAACCTGTGGAATTTTCTTCCTTTTGTTGTGGTTGGTGGGAAATCGTATTGAAATAAAACATGAAGGAAGCATACGGCGTCGCATTTGGTCCAAAGCTTCTGCAATTGGAAAAACATAATCATCCCCAGTTCCTCCACTCGTTAATCAATATATTGGTAGTCCTCAAGCAAATAATGGTTTTTTATATAAAAGATAACAATTCTAACAGTGCATcacgaatgttttttttttttttttttttagaaaagctctaaGTTTTAATAATAACAGCAACGCAAAAGCTATACAAAATTAACACCTATGTTCACGGGAAGCGAACTAAAATGAGCTCCAGGAAAAATACAATAAATTGACATGTTATACAGCTTGTAGCATGCCATTACACCATTACAACTATCATTACAAAAGGCACCAAACCATTACAACTAACACCAATTTTACTAACCCTTGTTTATGAATATGATACTTTTCGGATTGGGTTTCCATTCTTCTAGATCGCCTTCGAGCCTAGTGTTGATGGCGATTTTACCTGACGGTTGAATAATTATGAACGAACTAACCTTTAGACTAAAACCACCCGGATTGGTGCCGTTTCAAACCTGCAAAAATAAAAAGAGTACTTACCAACTGTAATCGTAGCAGAAACAGAGAATACATAATTCAAAAGTAAGCTTTTGAACTGCATAATGTTGCACATAAAGGGAAGCAAAGGTACCAGTAAATCTGTAGTAGATTTGAGCTATATGGAGTGACACCGGCTTAATGGGtaaaatatatacaaataaatggACATAGACAGCAGCCAAACAAATAACAACTATTACCCAATAACGTAGCATGTAACAACAGTTCGCAACACATGTAAATAATTGATAATTAAACCTACAAAATTAACATGCTCGAGaaacacaaaatatcattcatgtcTCTATAAAGTGAGATCCACTTAACGGAAAAAACATATAAAAATGAATGGACATAGACAGCAGTCAAACACAGTGCGACTAATTGTCAATAACACAATACGTAACAGCAGCCACATGTAAATAACAAAACATACAAAAACAGTATAATGGAGAGGTGTAAAAATTGGTACTTAAacttacaataacaaaaaataaagtgATTCAAAATATATTGCAGATAATATCTTCAGTCGTGGGTATAAACGATAATGAACTTTTCGAGCTGAATAAGACTTCCTACTACTTGAACCACTAAAAAAAGACTTACCAACTGATTCAACAGCAAGTACACATACAAATGGAAACAACATAAATACGAATTAGCTTCAATAATCGTAGACGAAAACCTTGAGAATAAACATTGTACATCACATTTTATATGAACAATTTTATACCACCAATTCATGCCTTCCTGAAGACCTTAAAAATCATGACAACGTCATTAAATCAAAAAATATTAGATATAAACAGTTATATTTTCTAAATGGATGATGCATACTAAAGTACTACATAAACATCTTCAAGTTAATAAAAACAAAAATTATgaggaaaatgaaaaaaaaaaaaaaaaaaaataaatgaggCTCAGTTATCTTATCTGCCTAAGTTCAATCCAGAGAAGATGGCACAACATGGCTGCAATCCGtaggttgaatatatatatatatatatatatatatatatatatatatatatatatatatatatatatatatatatatatatatatatatatacacacacacacacacagattcTATTTTGGTTTAGAATCGGGTGATATTGACGATAAAAACAATACTAAAAATTAGTATGGTATGACACATGCTTTCGCAAAAATTAAAGGGAAAAAAAAGAGATCATAAAATAAGTCATAATATCAAGCGAAAAGTATGCTACTATGTATGATTTTTTTAAGAATCTCAATAAATGGTATTTTGATAATCACCTGAGTTATAGCATAGCCAAAATAAGCATCATAAACAGGCATCCATGCCAAAGAATTTTTTGAAGGTAGACGTTGACTTATCTACCCCTAATTCTCCCTCTTTATCAATTTCTTCATTAGCACCTCTCAATTTCATTGGCTTCGTCAGCTTGCTTGTTCTGAATAGGGATGAGCACGGGACGGAACCGGTACCAAACCGTACCAGAACCGAAAAGTACCGGTACCGAATTTACCCAATTTCTAATACCGATACCGTACCATTTTTCCAATACCGGTACCGGTTCGGTACCGGTAATTTTCGGTATTTTCCCTGTTAGTACCGAATTTTGACTGCAAAAAATATGGACTTCAAACAACATCATTCATACAAAAAACAACATCAAGTATCATTATACGAATATCTATCTATTGTTTATACTTAAACAATAGATAATTATACGAATATCACCAATGGCCTGTTAGCATATCTATCTATTGTTTATACTTAAACAGCCGTAGATTTAATTTAAGCAAATAATTCAATCACACCCGCTAAGCAAATAATTTAATTTAAGAAATACAAGCCAATCCCAGAAACTAGCTATTACGATCACGTCCCTCCA is from Rutidosis leptorrhynchoides isolate AG116_Rl617_1_P2 chromosome 10, CSIRO_AGI_Rlap_v1, whole genome shotgun sequence and encodes:
- the LOC139871460 gene encoding uncharacterized protein gives rise to the protein MVGAEESSSGKKSGSAIDTNSPMYIHPSDYPKQMHVNETLTDNKYTDWSQEMMNFLFAKNKVGFVDGSIKKPDNNSPQYMLWMGCDAMIKGWLTIAMEKEIRTSVKYANSTYEIWNNLEKKVHLEHMS